Genomic window (Arcobacter aquimarinus):
TATCTGTTTGAACAAGATAAATTAGATTTGAATCCATTAGTCGTTTAAAAACTCTTGAATTGATTTTGGTGTTGAAACATCAGCTGTTTTTAAAACTTTTATTGCTTCAACAGCTGCAATTGCTGCAGCTACTGTTGTAAAATACGGAACATTATTTTTTAGAACAGTTCTTCTTATCTCTTTCCCATCATCTTTTGATGATTCTTTTGCTTCACTTGTATTAATAGCCATTGAAATATCACCATTTGTAAGTAAATCTGTAATATTTGGTCTACCTTCACTAACTTTTAATACTTTTTCACATTCAATTCCTGCTTGAATTATTGTGTTATAAGTACCACCAGTTGCAACTATAGTAAAGCCATTTTGAGTTAAACCTTTTGCAATACTAGGAGCAAACTCTTTATCTAAATCACATAATGAAATAAATACTTTTCCAGCTTTTGGAAGATGGTTTTTAGCAGCACTTTGAGATTTTGCAAATGCCATACCAAAAGAATTTGAAATCCCCATAACTTCACCAGTTGATTTCATTTCTGGACTTAAAAGTAAATCAGCACCCGTTAATTTATTAAATGGGAAAACTGCTTCTTTAACAGCAACATGATTTTTTAATCTTGGCTTTAATACACCATTATCTTCAAAAACAATATTTTTATCATATACATTTAAAGCATCTCTTAAAGATTGATTCCACATAACTCTTGTAGCTATTTTAGCTAACGGCATTCCTGTTGCTTTTGATACAAATGGAACTGTTCTAGAAGCTCTTGGATTTACTTCAATCAAATAAATTTGACCTTTGTGAATTGCATATTGAACATTCATAAGTCCAACTACACCTAAACCTAAAGCCATCTCTTTTGTTTTTGTTTCTAACTCTTTAATTAATCTATCTTCTATTGAAACAGGTGGTAAAGAACAAGCTGAATCTCCTGAGTGAATACCAGCTTCTTCAATATGTTGCATAATTCCACCAATATAAACCTCTTTTCCATCACAAATACAATCAACATCAAGTTCAATTGCTCTATCTAGGAATTTATCAATTAATACAGGTGCATCATTTGAAACTGAAACTGCTTCATCCATATATTGTTTTAACTCTTCAGTTGAATAAACAATTCTCATTCCTCTTCCACCAAGTACAAATGAAGGTCTTACTAAAACTGGATAACCTATTTTTTCAGCAATTTCTATTGCTTCATTCACTTCAACTGCTGTTCCATTTTCAGGTTGTAATAATCCAATATTTTCAACAAAAGCAGAGAATTTTTTTCTATCTTCAGCTAAATCAATAGTTGCTGCACTTGTTCCTATAATTTTTCCACCAAAATTATGAATTGCATTTGCAAGTTTCAATGGAGTTTGTCCACCAAAATGAACAATAATTCCATCTGGCTTTTCTTGCTCAATTACACTTCTTACGTGTTCAAAATCAATTGGTTCAAAATATAAAATATCTGATGTATCATAGTCTGTTGAAACTGTTTCAGGGTTACAGTTATACATGATAGTTGTTACTCCCATTTCATTTAAAGCAAAACTTGCATGTACACAACAATAATCAAACTCAATACCTTGACCAATTCTATTTGGTCCTCCACCAATAATCATAACTTTTTTGTTAGTTGCTTCACTTTTCGTAACTTTTGGTAATTTTGTAATATTTGTAGTTGAATATAAGTATGGCGTTAAAGCTTTAAATTCAGCAGCACAAGTATCTACTTCATTATACTCAAAATCTACTCCTAAAGCTTTTCTAGCTTCATAAACTTCATTTTCTGTTTTTCCAATTAGATTTGATATCATCTTATCACTAAATCCATTTGTTTTGATTTTTCTCATAAAAATTTCATCAGTTAAAATAGACTCATTGATTGAAGTTTCTAAATTATAAATTTCTCTAAATTTAGATAAGAACCAAGGATCAATTTTTGATAATTCAAAAATATCTTCATTTGTTAAACCTTGTCTCATACCTTCCATTAGATATAAAAGTCTTTTATCATTTGGTCTTCTAATCTCTTTTTTGATTAAATCTAAATCTCCAGCTATTCTATCAAAACCTACAAGTCCTGTTTCAAGAGAACAAAGTGCTTTTTGAATTGATTCATTAAATGTTCTTCCAATTGCCATAACTTCACCAACAGATTTCATAGAAGTTGTTAAAGTTGAGTTAGCTTTAGGGAATTTTTCAAAAGTAAATCTAGGAATTTTTGTAACAACATAGTCAATTACAGGTTCAAATGAAGCAGCAGTTCCTGTAATATCATTTGTAATTTCATCTAATGTAAATCCAACTGCTAAAAGTGTAGCAACTTTTGCAATTGGATAACCAGTTGCTTTTGAAGCAAGCGCTGAACTTCTACTAACTCTTGGATTCATTTCAATTACTATCATTCTTCCAGTATTTGGACAAATTGAGAATTGAACATTTGAACCACCTGTATCAACTCCAATTTCTCTAAGAATTGCAAAAGAAGCATTTCTCATATCTTGGTACTCTTTATCTGTAAGAGTTAAAGCTGGTGCTATTGTGATACTATCTCCTGTATGAACACCCATAGGGTCTAAGTTTTCAATAGAACATACAATAATACAGTTATCTTTGTGGTCTCTGATAACTTCCATTTCATACTCTTTCCATCCAAGCATCGATTCCATAATTTCGATTTCGTTGATTGGACTAGCCTCTAATCCTGCTGCTGCTAGAACTTTAAACTCTTCCATATTATAAGCAACACCACTTCCACCACCTGCAAGTGTAAATGAAGCTCTTGAAATTACTGGAAATCCTATCTCTTTAGCTACTTTTATAGCTTCTTCTAAATTATAAGCATTTGCACTTTTTGGTAAATCCATACCAATTTTTATCATCGCCTCATTAAAAAGATGTCTATCTTCACCTTTTTTAATAGCATCAGGATGAGCTCCAAGGAATTTTACACCTTCTAGCATACCTTTTTCATACATAGATGTGGCAACATTAAGAGCCGTTTGTCCACCCATAGTTGGTAAAATAGCATCTATTTTTTCTTTTTCAATAATCTTAGCAACAACTTCTTCTGTGATTGGTTCAATATAAGTTTTATCAGCAAATTCTGGATCTGTCATGATTGTAGCTGGATTTGAATTTATTAAAACAACTCGGTATCCTAGTTCTTTTAGCGTTTTTGTAGCTTGAGTACCTGAATAATCAAACTCACACGCTTGACCAATTACAATTGGTCCAGAACCAATAAGTAAAATAGACTTTATATCTTCTCTTTTTGGCATAAAAATTCCCCATATTTATTTTATAAAATTTGAATAGTGTATCTAAAAAGCGCTTAAAATTCGGTTATATATTACTGTTTTGTAATCAGAAGTTTTATAGCAAGTGCTAAAAATATAAAACTTGTTAATCTATTTAAGATTTTTTGAGCCAAAATAGAATTAGTGAAAAATTTAGATAAATTTGAAGAAAAAATAGCTATTAAACCAAAAATTAAAATTGTTGAAAATATAAAAAGTAATCCTAAAATTAATATCTGTAAATTAATATTTCCTATCTTTTCATCTGTAAATTGAGGGAAAAAAGCTAAAAAGAAAATAAAAACTTTAGGATTTGTAATATTCATAAAAATACCTTTTAAATAGAGTTTTTTATAGTCTACTAAAATATTTTTATTAAATTTTAACTCAGACTTTGAACTTATAAAAAGTTGCCAAGCAAGGTATAAAAGATATATTGCACCTATTATTTTAAGTATTGTAAAGGCAAATAATGAAGTTTGAAAAATTACAGAAACTCCTATTACAACCATTAAAGTATGAAATAAAAGACCAGTACACAAACCCAAAATTATCATGAAGGCTGCTTTTTTACCTTGCATGATAGATTGAGTTAAAACATATATATTATCAGGTCCTGGAATTAAAGCTAATAAAATAGAAGCTGTAAAAAAAGCTATTAAACTATCTATTTCTAGCACTTTGATTTATGCTTTTGGAAGATTAAATTTTTTTGTATTTAAAATACCTTCACTATCAAATGATAGATAATATAAAACATCTTTTTTTACTTCTAAACCTGCTAAATATCTCAAAGCTAAATTTGCTTGTAAAGAACCTATATGCATAACAATAGGACAAGCTATTCCATTTGGTTTTCTATCATTTATCTGAAAAACAGCTTCATAAGAAGCTTTTTCAAAAAAACAAACTTGACCGTGAAACTCTTCAACACTTCCATAAATCCAAGGTTGATTATGTTTCATACAATACTCATTTATTGCTGCTCGTGTTGGAAGATTATCAGTTGCATCTATGATTAAATCAAAAGTTAATCCTCTTTTAGCAAACTCATCAAAACTCTCTTTATAAGCATTTACTTTAACATAAGGGCATCTTGATTCCATCAAATCTTTTAAAACTTCAGCTTTGTATTTTCCATCATCACCTACTTTAAAACCAATTTGTCGATGGATATTATGAACTCCAACTGTATCAAAATCAACAAAAGAAAACTCCCCTATTCCAGAAGCTCCTAAAGCAATTCCTAAAGTACATCCTAATCCACCACTTCCAATAATTGCTATTTTTTTGTTTTGAAGTGAATCTTGTGTTTCTTGTCCCCAAAGTTTTATTTGTCTATTAAAATATTCATTAAATTCTTGATTCATTTTTATTCCTTACTATATTAGTTAAGATTATTATTTTTATACTATTTTGTAATAATATCAAATTAAAATTAAAATCCTATGACTAAAATCAAATATAAAAAAATAATTTTTCTTTGTAACCTTATTGTAATAATTTCAACATAAAATAGAAAAAATATAATTAAAAAATTTTATAAAATTAATCAAAAGGTAATTTAATGTTACAAAAATGGATAGATATCCTAAAAGAGTTAGATTTTGCTTTTCAACCTATAATTCACACTTTTACAGGTAAAATTTATGCAGTTGAAGCACTTCTTAGAAATGTTGAAATAGCAACAGATTTTCACAATATTCAAGACCTATTTGATACAGCATTTGAAGATGACTTACTTTATCAAGTTGATTTAGAACTAAGAAGAAAAGCTATAAAAAAATTCAAAAAAATTGATATTGAAAATATCAAACTATTTTACAATTTAGATAACAGAATAATCTATAGTAAAAATTGTCCCCAAGGACAAACAGCTAAAATATTGGAAGAGAATGGTTTAAAAAAAGATGCCATTTATTTTGAACTAAGTGAAAAAGGCTCTATGATAGAGCAAAATGCTTTAAGTTCTATGATATATAAATACAAAAATGATGGTTATTCAATAGCTATTGATGATTTTGGGATAGGTATTTCTGGTTTAAAACTGCTCTATTATAGTGAAGCAAATATCATTAAATTAGATAGATTTTTCATTACAAATATAAATACTGATTCGAAAAAAAAACTTTTTTGCTCTTCGATAATTGATATGGCACATACAATGGGAATGAAAGTTGTAGCAGAAGGTGTTGAAACAAAAGAAGAGTATTATACTTGTAAAAATATGGGTGTTGATTTTATACAAGGTTTTTTAGTACAAAGACCAACATTGCTAACTCATGAGGTTACTGAAAGTTACAAGCATATTATAAAATTTTTAAAAGAAGATAGAAGAGATAACTCAAAAAATTCTATTGATAAATCTTTTATTGAAGATATCAAACCTTTACATATTGATACCTCTTTACATGATTTATTTTTATATTTTAAAGAACATCCATATAATACTTTTGTTCCAATAATTGATACTTATAAACATTTAAAAGGTGTTATTTATGAAGTTGATGTAAAAAAAATCTCTTATTCTCAATATGGATTTTCTCTAGCAAAAAACACCTCTTATTGCAGTAATATTTGTAAATATATAAAACCTGCATTATCTGTTGAATCAACATGGGGGATTGATAAAACTTTAGAACTTTATAATATGAATGAAACTGATTCAAAAGGTATTTTTGTAACTAATGCCAATAAATATCAAGGTTTTATAAATGTAAATTCTTTATTGTCTTTGTCTCATAAAAGAAATTTAGAAATTGCAAAAAATCAAAATCCACTCTCAAAACTTCCTGGAAATAATCAAATTGAAGAGTTTATTCATAAAAGTTTTAAACTAATAAAAGATGATAATACTTTTCATATGTTATATTTTGATTTCAATGATTTTAAACCATTTAATGATACTTATGGTTTTAGACAAGGAGATAGAGCAATATTAATTTTTACAGAGATATTACAAAAATATCTTCCTTTAAACTCTTTTATAGCACATGTTGGAGGAGATGATTTTTTTGTAGGTTTCTCTTGTTTAAAGTATGAAGAGGTTTATGAATATGCTTTAAAAATACAAAAAGAGTTTAAACTTAGTGTAAAAAATCTTTATGAAAAAAAAGATATAGAAAATGGTTATATAACTTGTTATGATAGATTTAATGTTCAAAGAAAATTTGAATTATTAACTGTTTCTTGCGCTATTATAGAGATTAGTTTAAATAGTAAAAAGAAAAATTTTGACTATATTTTAGGAATAATTAAAAAAAGTTCAAAAAAAATCAACTTCCCAGTTGGAATATGTATTTAAATTATTTTACTTTTTAGGATATTATTTTAATCTAAATATTCTAAAAGGTATGAAATGAACAAATTTTTCTCAATTTTCATCTTTCTTTTTCTTTTATCTTCAACTTTAAATTCAAACTCCTTTGATACAAAAAATTATGAACAATTAAAAAAAGAGCTAAATGAAAAGTATAAAAATAAAAAACCCAAAGAGTGGGGAGAAAATGTGACAGGAGTAAAAAGTAAAATTAAAACAAATGATAAATTGATAGCTATTACAATGGATGCGTGTGGAAGTCCTCATGGTATGGGTTTTGATAAAGAATTAATAAATTTTTTAGAAAAACATAATATTCCTGCAACTTTATTTATAAATGCAAGATGGATAGATAGAAATCTTGAAATTTTTAAAACTTTAGCAAAAAAACCTCTTTTTGAAATAGGTAATCATGGACTTTTACATAAGCCAGCTTCAGTAAATGGTAAAAGTGTCTATAATTTAGAAGGAACTAAAAATATAAACGAATTAATTGATGAAATAGAATTAAATGCAAAAAAAATTGAATCTATTACAAATAAAAGACCTAAATATTTCCGTTCTGGAACAGCTTATTATGATGAAATAGCTGTAAAAATAGCAAATGAATTAAATCATGAAGTAATTGGTTTTTCAATATTAGGAGATGCAGGAGCTACATTTAATGCAAAAAAAGTAGAAGAGTCTATTTTAAACTCTAAAGAAGGAGATATAATAATCGTTCATTTTAATCATCCTTTATCTCAAACGAAAGAAGGAATGAGTAAAGCCCTTTTAAAACTAAAAAAAGAAGGCTATAAATTTGTAAAATTATCTGATTATTCTTTAAAATAATCAGATAAAACTTTTAGATAAAATATTGCCAATAAACTAAAGCAACAAAAGTTATCATTAAAATAGCTAAGATATTAATAAAAAATCCAAATTTTGCCATATCCTTTACTTTAACAGCTCCACTACTCATAGCTATAGCATTTGGTGGAGTTGCTATTGGAAGCATAAAAGCATAAGAAGCACAAATAGTTGCAACCATTAAAATCAATGTCATATCTACATTTGCAACCTGACCTAATGAATAAATTATAGGTAAAGCTATTGAAATTAAAGCTGTATTTGAAGTAATTTCAGTAGTGAAAGTAATAAGTGATGCAATCATTAAAATAAGAATAATTACAGGTAAATTTGTTAAAGCTAACATATAATTTGCAACCTCACTTGCTAATCCCGTTTTTGAAAAAGCTGCTGCTATTGTAAAACCTGCTCCAAATAAAAAAATTATTTCATAAGGAATTTTTCTTGCATCTTCCCACTCTATAAATCCAATTTTTGGAACAAACATTAAAAGTCCAAAACTTAATAAAATAGCTGTTTCATTAAGCCCTAAACCAGAATAATAAGGCTCAATTTTTGAATTTACCAATAAAGTTATAATTAAACCCAAAAGTATATAAAGCAATCTTCTTTGTGCAGGTTGTAATTCTTCTTTATGCTCAAGGGTATTATCAAGTTTTACATCGCTTAAACCTAAAGATAAGATATAAGGAATTATTAACAACATGATAAAAGCTAAAGGAGCTGTTAAAAATATCCATTGAATAAATGCAATTGGCTCAAGAGAATTTTGTTGCATAAACCCTAATAATATTAAATTTGGTGGTGTTCCAATTGGAGTAATTATTCCTCCTATACTACATCCATAAGCAATAGCTAAAGCTAATCTTGCTTTTAACTTGATGTTTTCTGTTAAAAATATAGCAATTGGAATTAATAAAAGTGCTGTTGTAGAGTTTGATAAAACAGAACTTAACAATGCTCCTGTAAATGCCACAGAAAATATCATTCCCCTTGGAGTTTTAGGAAAAATTGTTAAAAGTTTATTTGAGATGTATTTATGTAAATCTATTTTTTGCGTAGCAATTGCTATCATAAATCCACCCATAAACAAAAATATCGTTGGATTAGAATAATTTGCAGTTGCTGTTTTTACATCAATTAAACCAAAAGCTGGAAATAAAACTATGGGAAGTAAAGATACAACTCCAATAGGTAAAGCTTCATTTGTCCACAATATTACAAGTAAAGCTATTAAAGCTATTAAAATCGAATGTTGTGTTGAAAAAAACATTGTTGCAAGGAAAAAAAATCCAATAGATGCAACAATTGAAATAAATATATTTTTCAAAGATATCCTTTATAAAATTTTATTTTTTAGGTCTAAAAGCTTTAATAACCTCTTCATTAGTTTCTAAATAAGGTCCATTCATTAAATCTATACAATAAGGAATTGCAGGGAATACTGCATCTAAACACTCTTTTATAGATTTTGGTTTTCCAGGAAGATTTACTATTAAAGAACTTCCTCTTAACCCTGCTGTTTGACGTGAAAGAATAGCTGTTGGAACAAATTTTAAAGACTCTGCTCTCATAAGTTCTCCAAAACCTGGCATCATTCTATCACATACAGCTTCTGTAGCTTCTGGAGTTACATCTCTTAA
Coding sequences:
- a CDS encoding polysaccharide deacetylase family protein; translation: MNKFFSIFIFLFLLSSTLNSNSFDTKNYEQLKKELNEKYKNKKPKEWGENVTGVKSKIKTNDKLIAITMDACGSPHGMGFDKELINFLEKHNIPATLFINARWIDRNLEIFKTLAKKPLFEIGNHGLLHKPASVNGKSVYNLEGTKNINELIDEIELNAKKIESITNKRPKYFRSGTAYYDEIAVKIANELNHEVIGFSILGDAGATFNAKKVEESILNSKEGDIIIVHFNHPLSQTKEGMSKALLKLKKEGYKFVKLSDYSLK
- a CDS encoding SLC13 family permease, with product MKNIFISIVASIGFFFLATMFFSTQHSILIALIALLVILWTNEALPIGVVSLLPIVLFPAFGLIDVKTATANYSNPTIFLFMGGFMIAIATQKIDLHKYISNKLLTIFPKTPRGMIFSVAFTGALLSSVLSNSTTALLLIPIAIFLTENIKLKARLALAIAYGCSIGGIITPIGTPPNLILLGFMQQNSLEPIAFIQWIFLTAPLAFIMLLIIPYILSLGLSDVKLDNTLEHKEELQPAQRRLLYILLGLIITLLVNSKIEPYYSGLGLNETAILLSFGLLMFVPKIGFIEWEDARKIPYEIIFLFGAGFTIAAAFSKTGLASEVANYMLALTNLPVIILILMIASLITFTTEITSNTALISIALPIIYSLGQVANVDMTLILMVATICASYAFMLPIATPPNAIAMSSGAVKVKDMAKFGFFINILAILMITFVALVYWQYFI
- a CDS encoding LysE family translocator is translated as MLEIDSLIAFFTASILLALIPGPDNIYVLTQSIMQGKKAAFMIILGLCTGLLFHTLMVVIGVSVIFQTSLFAFTILKIIGAIYLLYLAWQLFISSKSELKFNKNILVDYKKLYLKGIFMNITNPKVFIFFLAFFPQFTDEKIGNINLQILILGLLFIFSTILIFGLIAIFSSNLSKFFTNSILAQKILNRLTSFIFLALAIKLLITKQ
- the carB gene encoding carbamoyl-phosphate synthase large subunit, with product MPKREDIKSILLIGSGPIVIGQACEFDYSGTQATKTLKELGYRVVLINSNPATIMTDPEFADKTYIEPITEEVVAKIIEKEKIDAILPTMGGQTALNVATSMYEKGMLEGVKFLGAHPDAIKKGEDRHLFNEAMIKIGMDLPKSANAYNLEEAIKVAKEIGFPVISRASFTLAGGGSGVAYNMEEFKVLAAAGLEASPINEIEIMESMLGWKEYEMEVIRDHKDNCIIVCSIENLDPMGVHTGDSITIAPALTLTDKEYQDMRNASFAILREIGVDTGGSNVQFSICPNTGRMIVIEMNPRVSRSSALASKATGYPIAKVATLLAVGFTLDEITNDITGTAASFEPVIDYVVTKIPRFTFEKFPKANSTLTTSMKSVGEVMAIGRTFNESIQKALCSLETGLVGFDRIAGDLDLIKKEIRRPNDKRLLYLMEGMRQGLTNEDIFELSKIDPWFLSKFREIYNLETSINESILTDEIFMRKIKTNGFSDKMISNLIGKTENEVYEARKALGVDFEYNEVDTCAAEFKALTPYLYSTTNITKLPKVTKSEATNKKVMIIGGGPNRIGQGIEFDYCCVHASFALNEMGVTTIMYNCNPETVSTDYDTSDILYFEPIDFEHVRSVIEQEKPDGIIVHFGGQTPLKLANAIHNFGGKIIGTSAATIDLAEDRKKFSAFVENIGLLQPENGTAVEVNEAIEIAEKIGYPVLVRPSFVLGGRGMRIVYSTEELKQYMDEAVSVSNDAPVLIDKFLDRAIELDVDCICDGKEVYIGGIMQHIEEAGIHSGDSACSLPPVSIEDRLIKELETKTKEMALGLGVVGLMNVQYAIHKGQIYLIEVNPRASRTVPFVSKATGMPLAKIATRVMWNQSLRDALNVYDKNIVFEDNGVLKPRLKNHVAVKEAVFPFNKLTGADLLLSPEMKSTGEVMGISNSFGMAFAKSQSAAKNHLPKAGKVFISLCDLDKEFAPSIAKGLTQNGFTIVATGGTYNTIIQAGIECEKVLKVSEGRPNITDLLTNGDISMAINTSEAKESSKDDGKEIRRTVLKNNVPYFTTVAAAIAAVEAIKVLKTADVSTPKSIQEFLND
- a CDS encoding GGDEF domain-containing protein translates to MLQKWIDILKELDFAFQPIIHTFTGKIYAVEALLRNVEIATDFHNIQDLFDTAFEDDLLYQVDLELRRKAIKKFKKIDIENIKLFYNLDNRIIYSKNCPQGQTAKILEENGLKKDAIYFELSEKGSMIEQNALSSMIYKYKNDGYSIAIDDFGIGISGLKLLYYSEANIIKLDRFFITNINTDSKKKLFCSSIIDMAHTMGMKVVAEGVETKEEYYTCKNMGVDFIQGFLVQRPTLLTHEVTESYKHIIKFLKEDRRDNSKNSIDKSFIEDIKPLHIDTSLHDLFLYFKEHPYNTFVPIIDTYKHLKGVIYEVDVKKISYSQYGFSLAKNTSYCSNICKYIKPALSVESTWGIDKTLELYNMNETDSKGIFVTNANKYQGFINVNSLLSLSHKRNLEIAKNQNPLSKLPGNNQIEEFIHKSFKLIKDDNTFHMLYFDFNDFKPFNDTYGFRQGDRAILIFTEILQKYLPLNSFIAHVGGDDFFVGFSCLKYEEVYEYALKIQKEFKLSVKNLYEKKDIENGYITCYDRFNVQRKFELLTVSCAIIEISLNSKKKNFDYILGIIKKSSKKINFPVGICI
- a CDS encoding HesA/MoeB/ThiF family protein, translating into MNQEFNEYFNRQIKLWGQETQDSLQNKKIAIIGSGGLGCTLGIALGASGIGEFSFVDFDTVGVHNIHRQIGFKVGDDGKYKAEVLKDLMESRCPYVKVNAYKESFDEFAKRGLTFDLIIDATDNLPTRAAINEYCMKHNQPWIYGSVEEFHGQVCFFEKASYEAVFQINDRKPNGIACPIVMHIGSLQANLALRYLAGLEVKKDVLYYLSFDSEGILNTKKFNLPKA
- the mog gene encoding molybdopterin adenylyltransferase, with protein sequence MSEKIAKIGIITASDRASAGIYEDLSGKAIIDTLNEYLTSPWEAVYKCIADDKDTIEQTLKELVDIEECCLVVTTGGTGPALRDVTPEATEAVCDRMMPGFGELMRAESLKFVPTAILSRQTAGLRGSSLIVNLPGKPKSIKECLDAVFPAIPYCIDLMNGPYLETNEEVIKAFRPKK